One window of the Candidatus Zixiibacteriota bacterium genome contains the following:
- a CDS encoding ABC-type multidrug transport system protein, whose product MNLIRRTFSSLKPYWRHIVMSSLSAALYALLSAMLVWLAGPLLMTLFSVSGPAIPGAAPDQFLMSQPSATGDSLSAGNSAVKTQFDFLVRAKNDLKDKVNSLVAGGDRKDTLIRFCWLIAFIAIAANLFLYFQGYFMAFVQQAIVRDFRNRLFEKYQQLSLGFFHRQRTGQLISRVTNDVLVLNETVDLGFNRLVTDSLTVIILAIFLLLLSWKLTLLAALVLPLVFGFIYIMGKKLRKYSERSQEKMADVNSVLEESVSNIRIVKAYAMEKFEIRKFFRATEDFFRSLVRMTRIRHLASPISEILIVVAGVMILLFAGTRIIEGQGEMDAGDFMTFIIAMFSLIKPVKTLLSIHIKIQEGMAASQRIYEIIDTPIKVVESPEAKEKPAFESIIKYENIHFSYNPGEPVIEDVSFDVKKGEVVALVGPSGAGKSTLFDLLPRFYDPQKGRITIDGVDVRDIKIDSLRRLMGIVTQETFLFNDTILHNIAYGLDDIPFDRVVAAARAANADSFIQSFEKKYDTAVGNRGVMLSGGQRQRLAIARALLKNPQILIFDEATSSLDTESELLVQEAINNLMKDRTTLVIAHRLSTIVNADKILVLDNGKIVESGRHEDLLRRNGLYHKLYLMQFKNGPTEKASDLADAVPSGQE is encoded by the coding sequence ATGAATTTGATTCGCCGGACATTCAGTTCCCTCAAGCCATATTGGCGGCATATAGTTATGTCGTCGTTGTCGGCGGCTCTCTATGCTTTGCTCTCGGCTATGCTGGTCTGGCTGGCCGGACCGCTCCTGATGACTCTTTTCAGTGTTTCCGGCCCCGCGATTCCGGGAGCAGCGCCGGATCAATTCTTGATGTCCCAGCCATCGGCAACCGGAGATTCTCTTTCGGCAGGCAATTCAGCAGTAAAGACGCAATTCGATTTTCTGGTTCGGGCCAAAAATGATTTGAAAGATAAGGTGAATTCCCTGGTGGCAGGTGGCGACCGGAAAGACACCCTGATCCGTTTCTGCTGGCTGATTGCCTTCATCGCCATTGCGGCCAATCTCTTTCTATATTTCCAGGGTTATTTCATGGCCTTCGTTCAGCAGGCAATTGTGCGTGATTTTCGCAACCGGCTGTTTGAAAAATATCAACAACTCTCGCTCGGATTTTTCCATCGGCAGAGAACCGGCCAATTGATATCCCGCGTCACTAACGATGTTCTGGTTCTGAATGAAACGGTCGATCTCGGCTTCAACCGTCTTGTCACCGACTCTTTGACGGTAATTATTTTGGCCATATTTCTTCTGCTTCTATCCTGGAAATTGACCTTACTGGCGGCATTAGTCCTGCCCCTTGTTTTTGGCTTCATCTATATTATGGGTAAAAAACTGCGCAAATATTCGGAGCGATCACAGGAGAAAATGGCCGATGTCAACTCGGTTTTGGAGGAATCGGTATCGAATATCAGGATTGTCAAGGCCTATGCCATGGAGAAATTCGAAATCAGGAAGTTTTTCAGGGCCACCGAGGACTTTTTCCGGTCGCTGGTCCGAATGACCCGGATTCGGCACCTGGCCAGCCCCATTAGTGAGATATTGATTGTTGTTGCGGGCGTGATGATCCTCCTTTTCGCCGGAACGCGAATAATTGAAGGGCAAGGGGAGATGGACGCAGGCGACTTCATGACATTCATCATCGCCATGTTTTCACTTATCAAGCCGGTCAAGACTCTTCTTTCCATTCATATTAAAATACAGGAAGGGATGGCCGCCTCGCAGCGCATATATGAAATTATCGACACCCCGATAAAAGTCGTGGAATCACCGGAGGCCAAAGAGAAACCTGCCTTTGAGTCAATCATCAAATATGAAAATATCCATTTCTCCTATAATCCCGGGGAGCCGGTCATTGAGGACGTTTCGTTTGACGTCAAAAAAGGCGAAGTGGTGGCCTTGGTAGGACCGTCCGGGGCCGGAAAATCGACCTTATTCGACCTTTTGCCCCGATTCTATGACCCGCAAAAAGGGCGAATCACGATTGACGGCGTCGATGTCCGGGATATCAAAATCGATTCCCTCCGCCGCCTGATGGGTATCGTGACGCAAGAGACATTTCTCTTCAATGATACTATCCTGCACAATATCGCCTATGGTCTCGATGATATTCCGTTCGACAGAGTTGTCGCCGCGGCCCGCGCCGCCAATGCCGATTCCTTTATCCAGAGTTTTGAGAAAAAGTATGATACCGCCGTGGGCAACCGCGGCGTGATGCTATCCGGCGGTCAACGTCAGAGACTGGCCATCGCCCGGGCTTTGCTCAAAAATCCGCAAATCCTGATTTTCGACGAAGCCACTTCCTCGCTTGACACGGAGTCGGAACTTCTGGTGCAGGAGGCGATAAACAACCTCATGAAAGATCGAACAACGCTGGTCATAGCCCATCGGCTATCGACCATCGTCAACGCCGACAAGATTCTGGTTCTCGATAATGGAAAAATCGTCGAAAGCGGCCGCCACGAGGATCTCCTTCGACGCAATGGCCTGTATCACAAACTTTACCTGATGCAATTCAAAAACGGCCCGACCGAGAAAGCATCCGACCTGGCCGACGCCGTCCCGTCCGGACAGGAATAG
- a CDS encoding exported hypothetical protein (Evidence 5 : Unknown function), whose product MPLKSVFAIAIFPVFFYLLTGCASTPQKGSLGEETRVRGSDRQGNAFLFDIKVTRNGKMNSARLDIYQNGDSLSLFARGYLGKGALKGLLTPDSIIVYFPLTGEYYTGKLADLVSDSCRMGQNLEHLLASLFNYLPDSVELPSDISLQTLKDEKKSKQYHLESGGCRATMDLRYDYRDNRFLPESINFGLVDGSFHFAGERRNFRLNIHIPEDKFEIYIPETAARIYPR is encoded by the coding sequence ATGCCGCTCAAATCAGTCTTTGCAATCGCAATATTCCCGGTTTTCTTTTATTTGCTGACCGGTTGCGCCTCAACACCGCAGAAAGGTTCTCTCGGCGAAGAGACCAGAGTGCGGGGCTCTGACCGACAGGGAAATGCCTTTCTATTTGACATCAAAGTCACCAGAAACGGCAAGATGAATTCGGCCCGACTCGATATTTATCAAAACGGTGATTCCCTCTCTTTGTTTGCGAGGGGTTACCTGGGAAAAGGTGCTCTCAAAGGACTTCTGACACCCGATTCGATTATTGTCTATTTTCCTCTAACAGGGGAATATTATACAGGAAAACTCGCCGATCTTGTCTCCGACAGTTGCCGGATGGGTCAGAATTTGGAACACCTGTTGGCAAGTTTATTTAATTATCTACCGGACTCCGTGGAACTGCCTTCAGACATTTCTCTCCAGACTCTGAAAGACGAAAAGAAATCAAAACAATATCATCTGGAATCCGGCGGGTGCCGGGCGACAATGGATCTCCGGTATGATTATCGGGACAATAGATTTCTGCCGGAAAGCATTAATTTCGGTTTGGTGGATGGTTCTTTTCATTTTGCGGGGGAACGCCGCAATTTTCGCCTGAATATCCACATTCCCGAAGACAAGTTTGAAATATATATACCTGAAACGGCCGCAAGAATTTACCCTCGCTGA
- a CDS encoding Peptidase, with the protein MFGPDFLKNALIAAPVILFSLTVHEFFHAYIAYRFGDNTARDLGRLTLNPLAHLDFFGTIMMFLSGFRFGWAKPVPINPYNLRNGRVADFWISAAGPLSNMGLGLAFGLAFRTLGQSTFNLPTGIMHFLFFGVMINVSLAFFNLIPLYPLDGSHILRSVLPARYEPALLELERFAPFILILLIVVGGIWFILGPFITFFVHLFAGVRLM; encoded by the coding sequence ATGTTCGGGCCGGATTTTTTAAAGAATGCGCTGATTGCGGCGCCGGTGATTTTATTTTCCCTGACCGTTCATGAATTTTTTCATGCTTATATCGCTTATCGTTTCGGCGACAATACCGCCCGGGATCTGGGACGTCTGACTCTCAATCCTCTGGCGCATCTCGATTTTTTCGGTACTATCATGATGTTTCTATCCGGGTTCCGTTTCGGTTGGGCCAAACCGGTGCCAATTAATCCCTATAATCTGCGCAATGGCCGGGTAGCCGATTTCTGGATCTCCGCCGCCGGGCCGCTGTCCAATATGGGATTGGGTCTGGCCTTTGGCTTGGCCTTCCGAACCCTCGGACAAAGCACCTTTAACCTTCCCACCGGGATAATGCATTTTCTATTTTTCGGTGTAATGATAAATGTCTCCCTCGCCTTTTTTAATCTCATCCCGCTTTACCCCCTGGATGGCTCACATATCCTCAGAAGCGTTCTTCCGGCCCGTTACGAGCCGGCGCTACTCGAACTGGAACGGTTCGCTCCGTTTATTCTTATTCTCTTGATAGTCGTTGGCGGAATATGGTTCATTCTCGGCCCGTTCATTACCTTTTTTGTTCATCTCTTCGCCGGTGTCAGATTGATGTAA
- the gdhA gene encoding Glutamate dehydrogenase, which yields MTETKNFKSDEIPVSTFQNVMKQFDHAAAKLNISGDLLEFIKYPRRATIVKLPVRMDDGRFQMFTGYRVQHSIVRGPGKGGIRFHPDVTLDEVQALASWMTWKCAVVNIPFGGAKGGIACDPSKLTPGELERLTRRYTADLIDLFGPEKDIPAPDVNTSEQTMAWFMDTFSMHERHTVTSVVTGKPVIMGGSLGRREATGMGVVITVREALAHMGMCSSNATAAVQGFGNVGSVTAQYLQKIGVKVTHIGDIYGALYNPEGIDVEALLKYVANSRNRSIVGFPGAEPFDGKDLLYVKVDILVPAALENQITESNADKIRAKIIAEGANGPVTPEADPILERKNIFVIPDILCNAGGVSVSYFEWVQDRMGFFWSEEEVHARLERIMTRAFNDVLQVALENKVHLRIAAFMLAIQRVVDVMMLRGIYA from the coding sequence ATGACGGAAACGAAAAATTTCAAATCCGATGAAATTCCGGTTTCGACTTTTCAGAATGTTATGAAGCAATTCGATCATGCCGCCGCCAAGTTGAATATCAGCGGCGATCTGCTGGAGTTCATTAAATATCCCCGCCGCGCCACCATTGTCAAATTGCCGGTGCGAATGGATGATGGCCGATTCCAGATGTTCACCGGGTACCGTGTCCAGCATTCCATTGTCCGCGGCCCCGGAAAGGGGGGAATAAGGTTCCATCCCGATGTTACCCTCGATGAAGTTCAGGCGCTGGCCTCCTGGATGACATGGAAATGCGCCGTCGTAAATATTCCTTTCGGCGGCGCCAAAGGCGGCATCGCCTGTGACCCGTCGAAACTCACGCCCGGTGAATTGGAGCGCCTGACCCGCCGGTATACGGCCGATTTGATCGACCTTTTCGGGCCGGAGAAAGATATTCCCGCCCCCGATGTCAACACTTCCGAGCAGACCATGGCCTGGTTCATGGATACCTTCTCGATGCATGAGCGTCATACCGTGACCTCGGTCGTGACGGGAAAGCCGGTTATTATGGGCGGTTCTCTCGGTCGGAGGGAGGCGACCGGAATGGGCGTCGTCATTACGGTTCGGGAAGCCCTGGCTCATATGGGCATGTGCTCCAGTAATGCTACCGCCGCCGTACAGGGATTCGGCAATGTCGGCTCGGTGACGGCCCAATACCTCCAAAAAATCGGGGTCAAGGTGACCCATATCGGCGACATTTATGGGGCTCTTTATAATCCCGAAGGGATTGATGTCGAAGCGCTGTTGAAATATGTGGCCAATAGCAGGAATCGGAGTATTGTCGGATTTCCGGGGGCCGAGCCGTTTGACGGCAAGGATTTGCTGTATGTCAAAGTAGATATTCTTGTCCCGGCGGCCCTCGAAAACCAGATTACAGAAAGCAACGCCGACAAAATCCGGGCCAAAATTATCGCCGAAGGGGCCAATGGTCCGGTCACGCCCGAGGCCGATCCGATTCTGGAAAGAAAAAATATTTTCGTCATTCCCGATATTCTTTGCAATGCGGGCGGCGTTTCAGTATCATATTTCGAATGGGTGCAGGACCGGATGGGCTTTTTCTGGTCGGAGGAGGAAGTGCACGCCCGTCTGGAGCGAATAATGACAAGAGCCTTCAATGATGTTCTTCAGGTGGCCCTGGAAAACAAGGTTCACCTGAGGATCGCCGCCTTCATGCTGGCGATTCAGAGGGTGGTCGATGTCATGATGCTCCGCGGGATATATGCCTAA
- a CDS encoding putative 3-methyladenine DNA glycosylase (Evidence 3 : Putative function from multiple computational evidences): protein MSCSLIATNNRDLTDFKIKLDRDFYLRPTLDVAKDLIGKFLVFRTPEGILSARLVEVEAYIGEDDPACHAAVGKTNRNEVMFGPGGFSYIYFIYGMYHCLNVVTERESFPSAVLIRGAEPVEGLDIMRRHFPNPEGNRLTDGPGKLCKAFGLSRRENGLDLTGSKLYLEDRGYKPVKVERSRRIGIKKGVERKWRYFEPCPFVSVKLK from the coding sequence ATGAGTTGTTCCCTTATTGCGACGAATAATCGAGACTTGACGGATTTCAAAATAAAACTCGACCGGGACTTTTACCTTCGACCCACCCTCGACGTGGCGAAGGATTTAATAGGCAAATTTCTGGTTTTTCGCACCCCTGAGGGCATTTTGTCGGCGCGGCTGGTGGAGGTCGAGGCCTATATCGGGGAAGACGATCCGGCCTGTCATGCGGCGGTCGGCAAGACCAATCGCAATGAAGTAATGTTTGGTCCGGGGGGATTCAGTTATATCTATTTCATTTATGGAATGTACCATTGTTTGAATGTTGTGACAGAGAGGGAAAGCTTTCCCTCGGCGGTACTTATTCGCGGTGCGGAGCCGGTCGAAGGACTTGATATAATGCGCCGACACTTCCCAAACCCCGAAGGCAATCGTCTTACTGACGGCCCCGGCAAGTTGTGCAAAGCGTTCGGCTTGAGCCGCCGGGAAAACGGGCTCGATTTGACCGGTTCGAAACTTTATCTGGAAGACCGCGGTTATAAGCCGGTGAAAGTGGAACGGTCGCGCCGGATCGGTATAAAAAAGGGGGTGGAAAGAAAATGGCGCTATTTTGAGCCGTGCCCGTTCGTGTCGGTAAAACTCAAATAG
- a CDS encoding putative Histidinol phosphate phosphatase HisJ family (Evidence 3 : Putative function from multiple computational evidences) translates to MTFDNNIALADYHIHPDFSVDAVGSVEDYCRRALEKGLAEICFTTHYDSNPDGPVGERMMVVDGRRVPLSLEAVAHYVETVQTANERYYPLGLEVRCGIEVGYYPGCEKLIGELFSQFDFHYKLGAVHDIDGICVCCQNRFEPCFSRFKLEEMADRYFGIMEKAVSARLFDSIAHIDVYKKYGRQYYGDSILQVYKGRIEPVFAAMVINGVGMEINTSALRKGHSEYYPSMEILNLARKMGVRIAAIGSDAHSPDDLAFDFENAAAIAYELFPYCDE, encoded by the coding sequence ATGACTTTCGACAATAATATCGCCCTGGCCGATTATCATATTCACCCCGATTTCTCGGTTGATGCGGTCGGTTCCGTCGAAGACTATTGCCGGCGGGCTCTGGAGAAAGGGTTAGCGGAAATCTGCTTTACCACGCACTATGATTCCAATCCCGACGGTCCGGTCGGAGAACGAATGATGGTTGTCGATGGCCGGCGGGTGCCGCTGTCATTGGAAGCGGTTGCCCATTATGTCGAGACGGTGCAGACGGCCAACGAGCGGTACTATCCTTTGGGACTCGAAGTGAGGTGCGGAATCGAGGTCGGTTATTATCCCGGATGTGAAAAATTGATTGGGGAGCTGTTCTCCCAATTCGACTTCCATTATAAATTGGGTGCCGTTCATGATATCGATGGTATTTGTGTCTGTTGCCAGAATCGATTCGAGCCGTGTTTCTCCCGATTCAAACTTGAAGAGATGGCTGACCGCTATTTCGGTATTATGGAAAAAGCCGTATCGGCCCGCCTGTTTGACTCTATCGCCCATATCGACGTTTATAAAAAATACGGGCGGCAATATTACGGCGATTCCATATTGCAGGTTTACAAAGGGCGCATCGAGCCGGTTTTCGCGGCCATGGTAATAAATGGTGTCGGCATGGAAATCAATACTTCGGCCCTTCGCAAAGGACATTCCGAGTATTATCCCTCGATGGAGATTCTCAACCTGGCGCGGAAGATGGGAGTGAGAATCGCGGCGATCGGTTCCGATGCCCATTCGCCCGACGATCTGGCATTTGATTTCGAAAATGCCGCCGCCATCGCTTATGAGTTGTTCCCTTATTGCGACGAATAA
- a CDS encoding Beta-lactamase protein — protein MDNMRIETITVGPFEVNCYLVFDPAGKNGIIIDPGGDDYKIEEGIDHLGFTPRAILLTHGHGDHIAAVEALKKRFHLPLYVGRGDEPLLASPSANISAYFGFEITCPPADFTLNDNDVVDISGLKFSVFATPGHSPGSVCYFANKFLFCGDVLFNGSIGRTDLPGGSYQQLIDSIDRSILSLPDDIICYPGHGPITTVGSERKNNPFLTGRHFV, from the coding sequence ATGGATAATATGCGCATAGAAACGATTACGGTCGGCCCTTTCGAGGTCAATTGTTATCTTGTCTTTGACCCCGCCGGGAAAAATGGGATTATTATCGACCCCGGTGGTGATGATTACAAAATCGAAGAGGGAATTGATCACCTTGGCTTTACTCCGCGGGCCATTTTGCTCACCCATGGTCATGGTGATCATATCGCCGCGGTGGAGGCGCTAAAAAAACGTTTCCATCTTCCACTCTATGTCGGTCGTGGTGATGAGCCGCTTCTGGCCTCCCCGTCGGCCAATATCTCCGCCTATTTCGGATTTGAAATAACTTGCCCCCCGGCCGATTTTACGTTGAATGATAATGATGTTGTTGACATCAGCGGGCTGAAGTTTTCAGTCTTTGCCACGCCGGGACATTCGCCCGGAAGCGTCTGCTATTTCGCGAACAAATTCCTTTTCTGCGGTGATGTTCTATTCAATGGTTCAATCGGTCGAACCGATCTGCCCGGCGGCAGTTATCAGCAGTTGATCGATTCCATAGACCGATCGATTTTGAGTCTCCCCGATGATATCATCTGCTATCCCGGCCACGGGCCGATAACTACGGTCGGATCGGAGCGAAAAAACAACCCGTTTCTGACGGGAAGACATTTTGTTTGA
- a CDS encoding hypothetical protein (Evidence 5 : Unknown function), whose protein sequence is MITMTMGEQNGPRSKAKVINSLFDFVIITTGVDNNPIFPGGVKDKITIDLERADRNRFYAHIIHTPKSRVSSGKYQINHFCQIAATDL, encoded by the coding sequence ATGATCACCATGACCATGGGTGAGCAAAATGGCCCGCGGAGTAAAGCCAAGGTGATCAATTCCCTCTTCGATTTTGTAATCATCACCACCGGGGTCGATAATAATCCCATTTTTCCCGGCGGGGTCAAAGACAAGATAACAATTGACCTCGAAAGGGCCGACCGTAATCGTTTCTATGCGCATATTATCCATACGCCTAAATCCAGAGTATCATCGGGAAAATATCAAATAAATCATTT